A genome region from Candidatus Aminicenantes bacterium includes the following:
- the ubiG gene encoding bifunctional 2-polyprenyl-6-hydroxyphenol methylase/3-demethylubiquinol 3-O-methyltransferase UbiG encodes MGGQNRRLLSRVASAVYDRIDNAVYNTESETWWQPDSAFHQMKHVFNPARVGYAKRKLFGDLKINPSGKQALEIGCGGGILSEEIARMGFDTTGIDPSEPSLRAAADHARSGGLNIRYLKGVGESLPFPDGSFDAVFCCDVLEHVRDLPKVVSEISRVLKTGGVFIYDTFNRTLISKLVAIKIGQEWKPWAFMPADLHVWKMFIKPRELKSLLPMNHLRWMEHQGLKPDNSILRIQRFLRQRAGGRMSYRELGENIRMVEGRSRAVMYMGYAVKSS; translated from the coding sequence ATGGGAGGGCAGAATCGCCGTCTCCTTTCCAGGGTGGCGTCCGCCGTTTACGATCGGATCGACAACGCCGTTTACAATACCGAAAGCGAGACTTGGTGGCAGCCCGACTCGGCTTTTCACCAGATGAAGCATGTATTCAATCCCGCCCGGGTGGGCTATGCCAAGAGGAAATTATTCGGAGACCTTAAAATCAATCCTTCCGGGAAGCAGGCCTTGGAGATCGGGTGCGGAGGGGGGATTTTAAGCGAAGAGATCGCCCGCATGGGGTTCGATACCACGGGGATCGATCCTTCAGAACCCTCCCTGCGCGCGGCGGCCGATCATGCCCGATCCGGGGGGTTGAATATTCGATATTTGAAAGGGGTGGGCGAATCGCTCCCCTTCCCCGACGGCTCCTTTGACGCGGTGTTTTGCTGCGACGTTCTGGAACACGTCCGGGATTTGCCGAAGGTCGTTTCCGAAATCTCGCGGGTTTTAAAAACGGGCGGGGTGTTTATTTATGACACCTTCAACCGCACCCTGATCAGCAAGCTGGTGGCCATTAAAATAGGCCAGGAATGGAAGCCCTGGGCGTTCATGCCGGCCGATCTTCACGTCTGGAAGATGTTCATTAAACCGCGCGAACTCAAGTCGCTCCTCCCAATGAACCATCTCCGGTGGATGGAGCATCAGGGACTGAAGCCGGACAATTCCATTCTCCGGATTCAACGCTTTTTGCGCCAAAGGGCCGGCGGTAGAATGTCGTATCGAGAGCTGGGCGAAAACATCCGGATGGTCGAAGGCCGCAGCCGGGCGGTGATGTACATGGGCTATGCCGTCAAAAGCTCCTGA
- a CDS encoding SDR family oxidoreductase, whose amino-acid sequence MPGKDKPIIALTGATGFLGSHIMAALLRKGYTVIILGRSAKSETLGQRITRLLGWFGMDESVDRPETMDIDFSKPLLGIPEPQYRELCARTDQIIHCASDTNFSERKRDLVFEANVNGLQGILEMAARSRATNFHYISTAYVAGADDTLCRETLPEASVFVNVYEESKARAEKIIAAHCALNSIPLTINRPSIVYGDSRTGRSLKFNALYFPIKSLQHIKEIYLNDIRLHEGKRAREVGISLDPQGRLNLPLRMVLPRKGSINLIPVDYFVATTMALIEDSPDGGVFHLTNSSPMSPKTLAAYTERFMNVRGLEIAYGRAGDLVPRNAAEELFDGLIEPYRPYFSDTRVFQRTHTDAASGGIQPPEFTYEIFERCMDFASQVQWGKKLFSPGL is encoded by the coding sequence ATGCCGGGAAAAGACAAACCCATCATCGCCCTCACCGGGGCCACCGGCTTTTTAGGAAGCCACATCATGGCCGCGCTGCTCCGAAAGGGATATACCGTCATCATTCTCGGCCGGTCCGCGAAATCCGAAACCCTGGGGCAAAGAATCACCAGGCTTTTAGGATGGTTCGGGATGGACGAGTCCGTCGACCGGCCGGAGACGATGGACATTGACTTCAGCAAACCCCTGCTCGGAATTCCGGAGCCGCAATACCGGGAGCTCTGCGCCAGGACCGATCAGATCATCCACTGCGCATCCGATACGAATTTTTCGGAACGCAAACGGGACCTCGTTTTTGAGGCCAACGTGAACGGTTTGCAGGGCATCCTGGAGATGGCGGCCCGCAGCCGGGCGACGAATTTCCACTATATCAGCACCGCATATGTGGCCGGCGCCGACGATACCCTCTGCCGGGAAACACTCCCCGAAGCTTCCGTGTTCGTCAATGTCTATGAGGAAAGCAAGGCCCGGGCCGAAAAGATCATCGCCGCCCATTGCGCCCTGAATTCGATCCCTCTGACCATCAACCGGCCGTCCATCGTCTACGGAGATTCACGGACGGGCCGTTCGCTCAAATTCAACGCGCTCTATTTTCCCATCAAATCGCTCCAGCATATCAAGGAGATCTATCTGAACGACATCCGTCTCCATGAAGGCAAAAGAGCGCGGGAAGTCGGAATATCGCTCGATCCCCAGGGCCGGCTCAATTTGCCGCTGAGGATGGTTTTGCCGCGGAAGGGCTCGATCAACCTCATTCCCGTGGATTACTTTGTGGCCACGACCATGGCCCTCATTGAGGACAGCCCGGACGGGGGCGTTTTTCATCTGACGAATTCCTCTCCGATGAGCCCGAAAACTCTGGCCGCCTACACCGAACGATTCATGAACGTCCGGGGCCTGGAGATCGCTTACGGCCGGGCCGGTGATCTTGTCCCGCGCAATGCCGCGGAAGAGCTGTTCGATGGCTTGATAGAGCCTTACCGGCCCTATTTCTCCGACACTCGGGTCTTCCAACGAACGCATACGGATGCCGCCAGCGGCGGAATCCAGCCGCCGGAATTCACTTACGAAATATTCGAGCGCTGCATGGACTTCGCCTCCCAGGTCCAATGGGGCAAGAAATTGTTTTCCCCGGGGCTCTGA